AGGACGCGCAATGACATCACTGACGCTGGCCGGCGTGGCCGCCGCAAACAACAACGGCGGTCACCTGTCCGAACCGACCGATGGTTATGGACAGGCTCCCGCCGTTGAAAGCAACGATACGCCCCGACATGCTCCGTACATGCCGCGACCGGATGTCGCAGCCCGCGAATGGGTGCAGGACGTACTCGCGCACAACGGGCCGATCTATCTGCGCATCGTCAATTCGCTGGAGCGCACGGTGCGCCGCGGTGGTCTTGCACCGGGGCAACGCCTGCCCTCACAGCGCGCGTTGGCGCAGCAGCTCGGCGTCGACCTGACCACGGTAACGCGGGCATTCGACGAAGCGCGCAAGCGCGGCCTGATCGAAGCGCGTGGACCGCAGGGCAGTTTCATCGCACCGCCCAAGGCCGGCTTCGACCAGGTGGTGGACCTGAGCATGAACGTACCGCCGGTACCCGACGCCGATGCGCTGGCCGAAACGCTGCGGCGTGGTGCGGCCGCCGTGCTTGCGCGCAGCAACGCGCCGAACCTGATGACCTATCACCTGGGCGGCGGCAATCCGACCGATCGCCACGCGGCGGCACGCTGGTTGCAGCCGATGTTGGGCGCGGTGGACGATGCCTGCCTGCTGCTGACCGAGGGTGCGCAGGTGGCGCTGGCCGCGATCCTGCTCAGCCAGGGCCGCGATGGCGACGCGATCCTGTGCGACACGCTGGTCTACCCAGGGCTGCTGCAGGCCGCGGGGGCGCTTGGGCGGCGGCTGGTGCCGGTGGACGGCGACGAACACGGCATGTGCCCCGAGGCGCTGGTGCGGCAGGCGCGCGGGAGTGGCACGCGGCTGGTCTATCTCAACCCCACCTGCCAGAACCCGACCGCGCTGACGTTGTCGTTGCAGCGGCGCGAAGCGCTGGCGCGTGTACTGGAGAGCGAAGGCCTGTTGGCGATCGAAGACGATCCGTACTGGCACCTTGCCGAGAACACGCCGATACCACTGGCAACACTGGCACCGCGTCATGTGTTCCATGTGGCGACGTTGTCGAAGGTGATCAGCCCCGGCCTGCGCACCGCCTTCGTGCGCTGTCCAAGTGCCACGCACGCCGAAGCAATGGCATCGGCCCTGCGGGCCACCCGGCTGATGGGGCACCCGCTGGTGTCGGCGCTGGCCAGCCAGTTGCTGCTGGATGGCTCGGCGCAATCGCTGCTGGCGCAGGTGCGCATCGAGGCGCGCGAGCGCATGCGCATGGCGCGCTACCTGCTGGCGCCTTCGCTGCTGCTGCGTGCCGAAGGCCTGCATGCCTGGTGCCGGGTGCCAGTGCCATGGACCGACGCCACGCTGGTGCGGACCGCGCAGCTGCAGGGGCTGGCCATCGCTCCTTCATCGGCGTTCTGCCCGCCGGGGGTGCAGCATCAGAACGGCGTGCGGCTGTCGCTGGGGCTGGCAGCGGATCGCCGGCAGCTGGAGAGCGCGTTGCGGCGGATTGACCGGTTGTTGTTGTCGGACGCGTTGCCCGCGATCGAGCGGTAGGCGGGGAGCATCCACGCGGGGCGTGGATGTGCGCTGGACCTGGTAGTGCCGGCCGCTGGCCGGCAACGGCATGCACGGATCAGGAGGTTGCCGGCCAGCGGCCGGCACTACCCCAATGCCACCAGCGCCTGCACCAGCGCATCCATCTGCTCCGGCCGGGTGAACACCGACGGCGTCACCCGTACGCAGGCGCCGGTGTCCAACCCGTCGCGATGGGTGGTGAACACACGATGCTCGTCCAGCAGACGCTTCTGCAGCGCGACGTTGTCAGCCACGCTGGTGCGCCCGCGCAGGCGGAAGCTGGCCAGAGCGCTGGCCAGCGCCGGATCGGGCGAAGACAGCACTTCGATGTGCGCCATCTGCCGCGCTGGCAGCGTCCAGCGCTCACGCAGGTAGCGCAGGCGCGCCTGCTTGTTGGCCGCGCCGATGCGCTGGTGCAGCGCGATCGCTTCCGGCAGCGCCAGGTAGGCGGCGAAGTTGACCGTGCCGGTGTGTACGCGGCTGCCCACGCGGCCGTCGTCGGTCTCGCCCATGTACGGGTCGAGATCCGCAACGCGGCTCCTGCGCACGTACATCGCGCCGACGCCGACCGGTGCGCCAATCCACTTGTGCAGGTTGATGCCAACGAAATCGGCCTTGAGCTGCGGCACCGCGTAGTCGATCTGGCCAAAGCCGTGCGCCGCATCGACAATCACGTCGATACCCCGTGCGCGTGCACGCTCGGCGATCTCGGCCACCGGCAGCACCAGCCCATGGCGATGGCTGACCTGGGTCAGCAGCACCAGTTTCAGGCGTGGCAAGCGCGCGAACGCGGCCTCGTAGGCCTGCAGGATCTGCGCGTGATCGGGCACTGCCGGCAGCGCGATGCGCTCGACCTGCACGCCACGGCGCTGCTGCAACCAGCGCATCGCGCCGATCATGCTGTCGTAGTCGATGTCGGCGTACAGCACCTGGTCGCCGGGCTGCAGGCGGTTGTAGCCGCCGATCAGCGCCAGCATCGCCTCGGTGGCGCCACGGGTCAGTGCGATCTCGTCGGCGCCCACGCCCAGCAGTTCGGCCACCTGCCGCTGCACCGCCATGTACTGTGCCGGGAACTCACGACGGCCGTACCAGGCGTTGCCACGGTTCACTTCAGCGGTATGGCGCTGGTAGCTGGCCAGCGTCTCGCGGCCCATCGCGCCCCAGTAGCCGTTCTCCAGGTGGTTCACTTCATCGGTGATGTCGAAGTGGCTGGCCACGGTGGCCCAGTAGCCTTCATCGCGGGCCAGCACATCCGGTGCCGCGGTCGTTGCGGGAATCTGCATGGGCGCAGCGTAACGCGTGGCAGCCATGGCCGGCAGTGAAGACAGTGCGGCTGCGGCCGGCAGCAGGGTGCCGGCACGCAACAGGGAGCGACGGGTCGGGTCCATCAGAAGCTCAGCCGGTACTGTGCGTACAGGTTGGCGCCGTCGGTGTCATACGGCGCGTTGCGCGAGTAGACCAGGCCGCGGCTGGCCTGGAACACCGCCTCGTCCGGGTAGCGATCGAGCACGTTGTCGGCGCCGACGCGCAGGCTGTGGTGTTCGTTGATGCGATAGCCAACGGCCAGATCGAGGAAGCTCATCGCACCGAAGCGCTGGTAGATATCGCCCACCGCATTGCCACTGGAGTCGGTCCAGGCACCGTAGTAGCGCATGCGTGCCATCAGCGACCAGGCGCCGACATCCCAGCTGCCGGTCAGGCTGCCCTTGTGCTCGGGCAGGCGATCTTCGAACAGCACGCGCTGGGTCTCATTGGTGGCCACCGAGGTGCTGCCGTTGTCCACGCGGGTGCGGTTGTAGTTGTAGGCCAGGGTCAGCGTCATGCGACCGGCGCCAAGGTCGTGCAGGTAGTTGCCGACCACGTCCACGCCGGTGGTGGTGGTATCGAAGTCGTTGGTGAAGTAGTTCACCGAGGTATAGCCCAGCGGATTGGGCGTACCGGCCGGAATGGCGAAACTGGCCGACTGGCTGAAGCGGTCGGTGAGCTTGATCTGGTAGACATCCACCGAGCCGGACAGGCCCAGGTCGGTGCGCCAGGTCAGGCCCAGCGACGCGGTACGCGATTCTTCCGGCTTCAGCGGCCTGGCACCGAGCAGCTGCGCCAGCGGGTCGTTCGGCGACAGGCGGCCACTGGTGAAGATCTGCAGCGTGCGCGTATCCAACCCCTGGGTGGTGCTGGTGGTGTTGAGCTGCGCCGGGGTCGGTGCGCGGAAGCCGGTGGACACCGTACCGCGCAGGGCTACGTCCGGGGTGATCGCGAAGCGCGCCGAGAGCTTGCCGTCCAGCGTGCTGCCGAAGCTGGAGAAGTCCTCGTAGCGGCTGGCTGCACCGATGCTCCAGCGCTCGCCCAGCGGTACTTCCATGTCCACGTAGGCGGCCTTGCTGCGCTGGCTCCACTGCCCGGCCTGGCTGGCCGAGAAGCCCGGCGCACCGTTGGAGTTGGCTTCCAGGCCCGCGGCCGCGCCCGGACCCACTGCGTACGAGGCCGGGTCACCGGCGCGTACCTGGTAGGTCTCCTGGCGGAACTCGCCACCGAAGGCGACGTTGATCGGCTTGGACAGCGCGCCCACGTCCCACTCGTAGTTGAAGTCGGCGTTGGCGTTCTTCTCGGTCTGGGTCAGGCGGCCGAGATCGAAGTCGGTCGGGCTGGCCGGGCCGAGCGAGGCATTGATCGAGTTCTTCAAGCTGTAGTCGATGGCGTTGCGGCCATACGAGGCGCTGACATCCCAGCGCAGCTTCGGCGTGATCTTGCCGCGCAGGCCACCGACCAGCTGCAGGTCGTTCTGGACGTTGCCGTACTGCGGGCTGAAGCCGACCGGATACAGCGAGCGCAGGTTCCAGCCCGGGAAGATGGCGGTGGTGCGATACGCGCCGGTGGTGGTGTCCGGGTTGCGCCAGTTGAAATCACTGACGCCATCGCTGTGGCTGTACAGGCCGAAGGCATAGAGCTCCAGCGTATCGCTGGCATTGGCCTTCACGTTGAAGCCGACGCGGCGGCTTTCCAGTTCCGGCTGGCCCCAGCGCTGCACCGGATTGGGCACGTCCAGCTCCGGATGTGCAGCCTGGAAGGCGATCGCGTCCGGGCGCTGGCGCGTGCGCGAGGTAGCGTCGGAGTTGGACGATTCGGCGAACAGCACCAGGCTGCCATAGTCACCCAACGACCAGCCGGTGCGCGCACTGAAGTCGCGCGAGGCACCGTCGCCCTGCGCGTACTGCGAATAGCCGGCGGTGATCTCGGTGCCCGGACCATCCTCGAGGATGATGTTGATGACACCGGCGATGGCGTCCGAGCCGTATTGCGCCGACGCACCATCACGCAGCACCTCGATGCGCTTGATCGCACTGGTGGGAATCTGTGCCAGATCAGCGGCCTGTGCACCACGGTTGCCGAGCAGCGCGCTGCGATGGAAGCGGCGACCGTTGACCAGCACCAGGGTCTGGTCCGGCGACAGGCCACGCAGCGTCGCCGGACGCACGAACACCTGGCCATCTGCCATCGGCAGCCGCTGCACCACGAACGATGGCACCAGCTGGGCCAGCACGTCTTTCAGATCCGTGGATTCGACGGACCTGATGTCTTCCTTGGTGAACACGTCCACCGGCGCCAGCGTTTCGAACTGGGTGCGGTTGGACGCGCGGGTGCCGGTGACCAGCATCGCGTCGAGCTGGGTGGGTGCGGTGCGGCTGCCGCCTGCGGCATCGACCGCATCGGCCTCCTCTGCGATCGCGCCTCCTGCGCTGGCCATGGAAAGGGCAAGGAGGATGGAACGCGAAAGCTTCGAACGATGCACGGCAGGGCTCCGGGAGGACGCGACAGGGCCAGCACCTGTGCGGACACAACAGGCCTGGACAAGGCGCGCAGTCTCGGCCCGATGTGTGAAGGAGGCATGACGTCAGTACGACAGCTTGATGCGCCGACCATGGTTGGCCCCTGCCAGGGCCCATCCGTAGATCCACGCCATGCGTGGATGGGGAATGCCGACGGACACCCGGCCCTTCATGGCCGCGCACACCG
The sequence above is a segment of the Stenotrophomonas maltophilia genome. Coding sequences within it:
- a CDS encoding PLP-dependent aminotransferase family protein; this translates as MTSLTLAGVAAANNNGGHLSEPTDGYGQAPAVESNDTPRHAPYMPRPDVAAREWVQDVLAHNGPIYLRIVNSLERTVRRGGLAPGQRLPSQRALAQQLGVDLTTVTRAFDEARKRGLIEARGPQGSFIAPPKAGFDQVVDLSMNVPPVPDADALAETLRRGAAAVLARSNAPNLMTYHLGGGNPTDRHAAARWLQPMLGAVDDACLLLTEGAQVALAAILLSQGRDGDAILCDTLVYPGLLQAAGALGRRLVPVDGDEHGMCPEALVRQARGSGTRLVYLNPTCQNPTALTLSLQRREALARVLESEGLLAIEDDPYWHLAENTPIPLATLAPRHVFHVATLSKVISPGLRTAFVRCPSATHAEAMASALRATRLMGHPLVSALASQLLLDGSAQSLLAQVRIEARERMRMARYLLAPSLLLRAEGLHAWCRVPVPWTDATLVRTAQLQGLAIAPSSAFCPPGVQHQNGVRLSLGLAADRRQLESALRRIDRLLLSDALPAIER
- a CDS encoding aminotransferase class V-fold PLP-dependent enzyme; its protein translation is MDPTRRSLLRAGTLLPAAAALSSLPAMAATRYAAPMQIPATTAAPDVLARDEGYWATVASHFDITDEVNHLENGYWGAMGRETLASYQRHTAEVNRGNAWYGRREFPAQYMAVQRQVAELLGVGADEIALTRGATEAMLALIGGYNRLQPGDQVLYADIDYDSMIGAMRWLQQRRGVQVERIALPAVPDHAQILQAYEAAFARLPRLKLVLLTQVSHRHGLVLPVAEIAERARARGIDVIVDAAHGFGQIDYAVPQLKADFVGINLHKWIGAPVGVGAMYVRRSRVADLDPYMGETDDGRVGSRVHTGTVNFAAYLALPEAIALHQRIGAANKQARLRYLRERWTLPARQMAHIEVLSSPDPALASALASFRLRGRTSVADNVALQKRLLDEHRVFTTHRDGLDTGACVRVTPSVFTRPEQMDALVQALVALG
- a CDS encoding TonB-dependent receptor plug domain-containing protein, whose amino-acid sequence is MHRSKLSRSILLALSMASAGGAIAEEADAVDAAGGSRTAPTQLDAMLVTGTRASNRTQFETLAPVDVFTKEDIRSVESTDLKDVLAQLVPSFVVQRLPMADGQVFVRPATLRGLSPDQTLVLVNGRRFHRSALLGNRGAQAADLAQIPTSAIKRIEVLRDGASAQYGSDAIAGVINIILEDGPGTEITAGYSQYAQGDGASRDFSARTGWSLGDYGSLVLFAESSNSDATSRTRQRPDAIAFQAAHPELDVPNPVQRWGQPELESRRVGFNVKANASDTLELYAFGLYSHSDGVSDFNWRNPDTTTGAYRTTAIFPGWNLRSLYPVGFSPQYGNVQNDLQLVGGLRGKITPKLRWDVSASYGRNAIDYSLKNSINASLGPASPTDFDLGRLTQTEKNANADFNYEWDVGALSKPINVAFGGEFRQETYQVRAGDPASYAVGPGAAAGLEANSNGAPGFSASQAGQWSQRSKAAYVDMEVPLGERWSIGAASRYEDFSSFGSTLDGKLSARFAITPDVALRGTVSTGFRAPTPAQLNTTSTTQGLDTRTLQIFTSGRLSPNDPLAQLLGARPLKPEESRTASLGLTWRTDLGLSGSVDVYQIKLTDRFSQSASFAIPAGTPNPLGYTSVNYFTNDFDTTTTGVDVVGNYLHDLGAGRMTLTLAYNYNRTRVDNGSTSVATNETQRVLFEDRLPEHKGSLTGSWDVGAWSLMARMRYYGAWTDSSGNAVGDIYQRFGAMSFLDLAVGYRINEHHSLRVGADNVLDRYPDEAVFQASRGLVYSRNAPYDTDGANLYAQYRLSF